The Acidimicrobiales bacterium sequence CTCGGCCAGCACGGCCTCTTCCACCAGGTCGGTGAGCTCTTCGACCACGAACGACCCCTGCAGCGGGTTCTCGTTCATGGCGAGGCCCCACTCCTTGTTGATGACGAGTTGGATGGCCAGGGCCCGGCGCACCGACTCGCCCGTCGGCGTGGTCACCGCCTCGTCGTAGGCGTTGGTGTGGAGGCTGTTGGCGTTGTCGTAGATGGCGCACAGGGCCTGCAGGGTGGTGCGGATGTCGTTGAACGCCATCTCCTGGGCGTGCAGCGACCGCCCGCTGGTCTGCACGTGGTACTTCAGCTTCTGCGAGCGCTCGTTGGCCCCGTAGCGCTCCTTCATGGCCACGGCCCATATGCGCCGGGCCACCCGGCCGATGACCGTGTACTCGGGGTCCATCCCGTTGGAGAAGAAGAAGCTGAGGTTGGGGGCGAAGTCGTCGACCTGCATGCCCCGGCCCAGGTAGGCCTCGACGTAGGTGAAGCCGTTGGCCAGGGTGAAGGCCAGCTGCGTGATGGGGTTCGCGCCCGCCTCGGCGATGTGGTAGCCGGAGATCGACACCGAGTAGAAGCGACGCACCTCGTGGGCCACGAACCACTCCTGGATGTCGGCCATCATCCCCAGCGAGAACTCGGTGGAGAAGATGCAGGTGTTCTGGCCTTGGTCCTCCTTGAGGATGTCGGCCTGCACCGTGCCCCGCACGTTCTTCAGCACCCAGGCCCGCACCTCGGCTGCGTCCTCGGCGGTGGGCGGGCGGCCGTTGTCCTGCTCGAAGCGGTCGAGCCGCTGGTCGATCGCCGTGTTGAGGTACATGGCCAGGATGGTGGGCGCCGGGCCGTTGATCGTCATCGACACCGACGTCTTGGGATCGCACAGGTCGAACCCGCCGTAGAGCACCTTCATGTCGTCGAGGGTGGCGATCGACACGCCCGAATTGCCCACCTTGCCGTAGATGTCAGGGCGTTCGTCGGGGTCGAAGCCGTAGAGGGTGACCGAGTCGAAGGCCGTCGACAGGCGTGTGGCGGGCAGCCCCTCGGCCAGCAGGTGGAACCGCCGGTTGGTGCGGAACGGGTCGCCCTCCCCCGCGAACATGCGGGCCGGGTCCTCCTCCTCGCGCTTGAGGGGGAAGACGCCTGCGGCGAACGGGAAGCGGCCGGGCACGTTCTCGCAGCGCAGCCACCGCAACAGTTCGCCGTGGTCGGCGTAACGGGGCAACGACACGCGGGAGAGGTCCGTTCCGGCCAGCGATGTGCGCTTGGGCACCGCCGCGTACTCGGCCACCACGGCGTCCCAACCCTCGAGCAGTGATCGAGAGTGAGGGTCGAGGGTCGCCGCCAACTCGGTTTCCAGTTGGTCGAGGGCGTCGACTTCCGCACCCCGCTCCACCAAGGCTGCCCGGGTCTCTCGCACCTGTTGCAGGCGGCGGGCAATGTCGACCTGCTCGGCCGTCTCCGCGTGGTAGGCCCGCACCGCCTCGGCGATCTCGGCCAGGTACCGGTTGCGGTTCGGCGGCACCACGACCTCGGCCCGCGACGACACCTTGCTCTCGACAACCGGCAGCGTGCCCGCCGAGGTGCGCAGGCCGTGCTCGGCCAGGCGCCCCCGCAGGTGCTGGTACAGCGCGGTGACGCCGTCGTCGTTGAAGCGGGCGGCGATGGTGCCGAAGACCGGCAGGTCGTCGAGTGCCACGTTGAACTGCTCGCGGTTGCGGGCGACCTGGCGGCGCACGTCGCGCAGGGCGTCCTCGGCGCCGCGCCGCTCGAACTTGTTGATGGCCACGGCATCGGCGAAGTCGAGCATGTCGATCTTCTCCAACTGGGAGGCGGCGCCGAACTCGGGCGTCATCACGTAGAGCGACACGTCGACGAAGGGCACAATGCCCGAGTCGCCTTGGCCGATGCCCGGGGTCTCCACGACGACCAGGTCGGCCCCGGCCGCTTTGCAGGCGTCGACGGCGTCGGCCAGCGCCTCGGGCACCTCGGAGGCGGCGCCCCGGGTGGCCAGCGAGCGGAAGAAGGCCTGGGGCGTGTCGATGCTGTTCATGCGGATGCGGTCGCCCAGCAGCGCCCCGCCCCCCTTGCGTCGGGTGGGGTCGATGGCCAGCACCGCGATGCGCAGCTTGTCCTCCTGGTCGAGGCGGAAGCGCCGCACCAGTTCGTCGGTGAGCGACGACTTGCCCGAGCCGCCGGTGCCGGTGATGCCGAGTACGGGCACGTTGCGCCCGGCGGCGGTGGCTGTGACCTCGGCCCGCTGGGCCTCGGGCAGGACGCCGGCCTCCAGGGCGCTGATGACGCGGGCGAGGGTGGGGCGGTGCCAGCCGTAGAGGGGGTCGAGCGAGGCGGGCAGGTCGGCGGCAGGCGGTAGGTCGCACTCGCGGATCATGGTGTTGACCATGGCGGCCAGGCCCAGGCGCTGGCCGTCGTCGGGCGAGAAGATGCGGGCCACGCCGTAGGCGTGCAGCTCGGCGATCTCTGCCGGCACGATCACCCCGCCGCCGCCCCCGTAGACCTTGACGTGGCCGAGGCCCTCGTCCCGCAGGCGGTCGACCAAGTACTTGAAGAACTCCATGTGCCCGCCCTGGTACGACGAGATGGCGACGCCCTGCACGTCCTCGTCGACGACGGCGGCCACCACCTCGTCGACCGAGCGGTTGTGGCCGAGGTGGATGACCTCGGCCCCCTGCGATTGGAGGATGCGCCGCATGATGTTGATGGCGGCGTCGTGCCCGTCGAACAGCGCCGCGGCGGTGACGAAGCGCACGGGGTGAACGGGCCGGTGGAGCTCGGCAGTCATGCCGACCAGCGTACCCATTTCCAAGAGTGCTCATTGAATGTGCGCTCTTAGTACTCTGTTGCCCGTGGCCTTCGACCCCATCCACGAGGCTCGGCAGCAGTGGGAGGCGCATCGGCTCGACGAGCCCATCGCCATGGCGGCAGCCACCTCGGTCATGCGGGCCCAGCAGTTGGTGTCGACCGCGGTGGAACGGGCGCTGCGGCCCCACGGGCTGTCGTTCGCCCGCTACGAGGTGCTGATGCTGCTGTCGTTCACCCGCAAGGGGTCGCTCCCCATGACGAAGATGGGCGACCGCCTGATGGTGCACCCGACGGGCATCTCCAAGCTGGTCGACAAGCTGGAGGACGACGGCTTGGTGCAGCGGGTGCCCGACCCCGGCGACCGGCGCCGCACCCTCGCCACCATCACCCCTGCGGGACGGCGGTTGGCGGCCAAAGCCACCAAGGCGGTCACCGCCGTGCGCTTCGGCGTCGACTTGGGCGACGAAGAGCTCGAGCGGTTGATCGACGGGCTCACCCACCTCCGCCATGTGGCGGGCGATTTCGACTGACCGGTTGGAGGCGGCCGGTGAGCCGCACCACGCCTGCGCTGAACTCCCGGTCGAGCTCGGCCTGCCGCGCCGGGTCCGCCACGATCACCTCCACGACGACCTGGCCCCGTACTTCGTCGACGGCGCCGCTCAAGAACTGTGACCCGAGCCGCTCTGTGAGGCGATGCTGGATTGTGCGCAGTTCGGTCCGGGACTTCTGGTCACGCTCCACCAGGCACAGCGGGCCTGGGAACGTGCGCCGGATGTCCTCCTTGACGCGGGCGCCTGCACCAGGCCGCACGACGACGTTCACGGCCCGCGGCTCGTAGGTGACCCAGAGGGCGGCAACATCGGGGTCGCTTTGGAGGCCGGGGTCGCCCCACTCCTCGAACGACGCCGTGGGGTCGATGGCCTCCGGTGTGGGGCACGCGGGCGGGAAGGACGAGGCGCCGCTCGACGGGGTGCCTGCAGCGGGCGGGTGGTCGAGGACGGCCGTCACCGTGAAGGCGTGGCCGTCCCAGGTGCCGCGCAGGTTGACGTCGGCCCACGTCACCCCGGCCTGTGTCTCCTTCTGCGGCGCCTTGGCCCAGTGCCAGTTGCGCACCGGTGGGCCGCCGCAGCCGGGCGGGAGCGAGGCCAGGATGGGGCCGAGGCAGAGCACCGGCCCGTGCCCCTCGGCCTCCAGCACCATGGCGGCGGCCTCGTACTCCTCGCCTTTGGGGATCACCGCCGAGTTGCCGTTGCAGGCGCCCGTCACCATGGCCACCAGGATGGCGGCCGACCACCTCCTCATCGCCCGCCCCTCCGGAAGTTGCGGAGGAAACGTGCCGTTTTCCGGCGCGTTCTGTACGCAACTTCGGGGTGGAGGCCGCAGGCGTAGCCGAGGGCGACGAGGACGGCCGGGTCGTCGAGGCCCAGCAACCGCTTGACCGTACGGTCGTAGGTGCCGCCGAGCTCGCAGCCCGCCAGGCCCGAGGCGCCCAGGCGCAGGGCCAGGTTCTGGGCGGCGTGGCCGACTTCGACCAAGGCGAAGCGGCCGCCTCGGTTGCCGTATTTGGCCTGCATGGCGCCGGGGTCGA is a genomic window containing:
- the icmF gene encoding fused isobutyryl-CoA mutase/GTPase IcmF, which codes for MTAELHRPVHPVRFVTAAALFDGHDAAINIMRRILQSQGAEVIHLGHNRSVDEVVAAVVDEDVQGVAISSYQGGHMEFFKYLVDRLRDEGLGHVKVYGGGGGVIVPAEIAELHAYGVARIFSPDDGQRLGLAAMVNTMIRECDLPPAADLPASLDPLYGWHRPTLARVISALEAGVLPEAQRAEVTATAAGRNVPVLGITGTGGSGKSSLTDELVRRFRLDQEDKLRIAVLAIDPTRRKGGGALLGDRIRMNSIDTPQAFFRSLATRGAASEVPEALADAVDACKAAGADLVVVETPGIGQGDSGIVPFVDVSLYVMTPEFGAASQLEKIDMLDFADAVAINKFERRGAEDALRDVRRQVARNREQFNVALDDLPVFGTIAARFNDDGVTALYQHLRGRLAEHGLRTSAGTLPVVESKVSSRAEVVVPPNRNRYLAEIAEAVRAYHAETAEQVDIARRLQQVRETRAALVERGAEVDALDQLETELAATLDPHSRSLLEGWDAVVAEYAAVPKRTSLAGTDLSRVSLPRYADHGELLRWLRCENVPGRFPFAAGVFPLKREEEDPARMFAGEGDPFRTNRRFHLLAEGLPATRLSTAFDSVTLYGFDPDERPDIYGKVGNSGVSIATLDDMKVLYGGFDLCDPKTSVSMTINGPAPTILAMYLNTAIDQRLDRFEQDNGRPPTAEDAAEVRAWVLKNVRGTVQADILKEDQGQNTCIFSTEFSLGMMADIQEWFVAHEVRRFYSVSISGYHIAEAGANPITQLAFTLANGFTYVEAYLGRGMQVDDFAPNLSFFFSNGMDPEYTVIGRVARRIWAVAMKERYGANERSQKLKYHVQTSGRSLHAQEMAFNDIRTTLQALCAIYDNANSLHTNAYDEAVTTPTGESVRRALAIQLVINKEWGLAMNENPLQGSFVVEELTDLVEEAVLAELERISERGGVLGAMETGYQRGRIQDESMLYEQRKHDGSLPLVGVNTFLNPKGDTTPEVVELARSTEEEKQGQLGRLREFQARHTAERPAALERLQQAALAGENLFEVLMDVVRVCSLGEITGALFEVGGRYRRNV
- a CDS encoding MarR family transcriptional regulator gives rise to the protein MAFDPIHEARQQWEAHRLDEPIAMAAATSVMRAQQLVSTAVERALRPHGLSFARYEVLMLLSFTRKGSLPMTKMGDRLMVHPTGISKLVDKLEDDGLVQRVPDPGDRRRTLATITPAGRRLAAKATKAVTAVRFGVDLGDEELERLIDGLTHLRHVAGDFD